The proteins below are encoded in one region of Drosophila santomea strain STO CAGO 1482 chromosome 2R, Prin_Dsan_1.1, whole genome shotgun sequence:
- the LOC120445429 gene encoding protein tumorous imaginal discs, mitochondrial isoform X4 → MMISCKKLFVFRQLPAVRRCLAAAACSTPRSSSYRILSSAWSGSNRADAPQVRRLHTTRNLLAKDYYTTLGVAKNANGKDIKKAYYQLAKKYHPDTNKEDPDAGRKFQEVSEAYEVLSDEQKRREYDTYGQTAENMGRQGGGFPGGGAGGFGPDGFSQSWQFRSSIDPEELFRKIFGEGNFRTNSFDDFADSKFGFGQAQEMVMDLTFAQAARGVNKDVNVNVVDQCPKCAGSKCEPGTKPGRCQYCNGTGFETVSTGPFVMRSTCRYCQGTRQHIKYPCSECEGKGRTVQRRKVTVPVPAGIENGQTVRMQVGSKELFVTFRVERSDYFRREGADVHTDAAISLAQAVLGGTVRVQGVYEDQWINVEPGTSSHHKIMLRGKGLKRVNAHGHGDHYVHVKITVPSGKKLDKKRLALIEAYAELEEDTPGQIHGIANRKDGSKKATSE, encoded by the exons ATGATGATTTCGTGTAAAAAATTATTCGTGTTCCGGCAGCTGCCAGCGGTGCGCCGTTGCCTGGCGGCAGCCGCGTGCTCCACGCCCCGCTCCAGCTCCTACCGAATCCTCTCCAGCGCTTGGAGCGGAAGTAACCGTGCAGACGCACCCCAAGTGCGCCGCCTGCACACCACGCGCAACCTCCTGGCCAAGGACTACTACACAACGCTGGGCGTAGCCAAGAACGCCAACGGCAAGGACATCAAGAAGGCCTACTAccagctggccaagaagtACCATCCGGATACGAACAAGGAGGATCCGGATGCGGGCCGCAAGTTCCAGGAGGTCTCCGAGGCCTACGAAGTGCTCAGCGACGAGCAGAAGCGCCGTGAGTACGACACCTATGGCCAGACGGCGGAGAACATGGGTCGCCAGGGTGGCGGATTCCCCGGCGGAGGAGCCGGTGGCTTTGGCCCCGATGGTTTCTCGCAGAGCTGGCAGTTCCGCTCGAGCATCGACCCGGAGGAGCTCTTCCGCAAGATCTTCGGCGAGGGCAACTTCCGAACGAACTCGTTCGACGACTTCGCCGACTCCAAGTTCGGTTTCGGTCAGGCCCAAGAGATGGTCATGGACCTGACCTTTGCGCAGGCGGCGCGTGGCGTCAACAAAGATGTGAACGTCAACGTGGTGGACCAGTGCCCCAAGTGCGCCGGCTCCAAGTGCGAGCCGGGCACTAAGCCGGGTCGCTGCCAGTACTGCAACGGCACCGGTTTCGAAACGGTGTCCACCGGACCCTTTGTAATGCGCTCCACATGCCGCTACTGCCAGGGCACGCGGCAGCACATCAAGTATCCGTGCAGCGAGTGCGAGGGCAAGGGACGCACGGTGCAGCGCCGTAAGGTCACCGTTCCGGTGCCGGCCGGCATTGAGAACGGACAAACGGTGCGCATGCAGGTGGGCAGCAAGGAGCTGTTTGTCACGTTCCGCGTGGAGCGGAGCGACTACTTCCGGCGCGAGGGCGCCGATGTGCACACGGACGCAGCCATATCCCTGGCCCAGGCGGTGCTGGGCGGCACGGTTCGCGTCCAGGGCGTCTACGAGGATCAGTGGATCAACGTGGAGCCGGGCACCTCGTCACACCACAAGATTATGCTGCGCGGCAAGGGACTCAAGCGCGTGAATGCCCACGGACACGGAGATCACTACGTGCACGTCAAGATCACGGTGCCATCCGGCAAGAAGCTGGACAAGAAGCGACTTGCTTTAATCGAGGCGTACGCCGAGCTGGAGGAGGACACCCCTGGCCAGATCCACGGAATCGCGAATCGCAAAGACGGCAGTAAGAAAGCAAC GAGCGAGTGA
- the LOC120445429 gene encoding protein tumorous imaginal discs, mitochondrial isoform X2, with amino-acid sequence MMISCKKLFVFRQLPAVRRCLAAAACSTPRSSSYRILSSAWSGSNRADAPQVRRLHTTRNLLAKDYYTTLGVAKNANGKDIKKAYYQLAKKYHPDTNKEDPDAGRKFQEVSEAYEVLSDEQKRREYDTYGQTAENMGRQGGGFPGGGAGGFGPDGFSQSWQFRSSIDPEELFRKIFGEGNFRTNSFDDFADSKFGFGQAQEMVMDLTFAQAARGVNKDVNVNVVDQCPKCAGSKCEPGTKPGRCQYCNGTGFETVSTGPFVMRSTCRYCQGTRQHIKYPCSECEGKGRTVQRRKVTVPVPAGIENGQTVRMQVGSKELFVTFRVERSDYFRREGADVHTDAAISLAQAVLGGTVRVQGVYEDQWINVEPGTSSHHKIMLRGKGLKRVNAHGHGDHYVHVKITVPSGKKLDKKRLALIEAYAELEEDTPGQIHGIANRKDGRASEEPGAGAGAAAGASAAAAGSGSSKSGQGAAESEGKDQRTNDKESKAKEGGGSESGQGDSGGGGFINKIKSMFN; translated from the exons ATGATGATTTCGTGTAAAAAATTATTCGTGTTCCGGCAGCTGCCAGCGGTGCGCCGTTGCCTGGCGGCAGCCGCGTGCTCCACGCCCCGCTCCAGCTCCTACCGAATCCTCTCCAGCGCTTGGAGCGGAAGTAACCGTGCAGACGCACCCCAAGTGCGCCGCCTGCACACCACGCGCAACCTCCTGGCCAAGGACTACTACACAACGCTGGGCGTAGCCAAGAACGCCAACGGCAAGGACATCAAGAAGGCCTACTAccagctggccaagaagtACCATCCGGATACGAACAAGGAGGATCCGGATGCGGGCCGCAAGTTCCAGGAGGTCTCCGAGGCCTACGAAGTGCTCAGCGACGAGCAGAAGCGCCGTGAGTACGACACCTATGGCCAGACGGCGGAGAACATGGGTCGCCAGGGTGGCGGATTCCCCGGCGGAGGAGCCGGTGGCTTTGGCCCCGATGGTTTCTCGCAGAGCTGGCAGTTCCGCTCGAGCATCGACCCGGAGGAGCTCTTCCGCAAGATCTTCGGCGAGGGCAACTTCCGAACGAACTCGTTCGACGACTTCGCCGACTCCAAGTTCGGTTTCGGTCAGGCCCAAGAGATGGTCATGGACCTGACCTTTGCGCAGGCGGCGCGTGGCGTCAACAAAGATGTGAACGTCAACGTGGTGGACCAGTGCCCCAAGTGCGCCGGCTCCAAGTGCGAGCCGGGCACTAAGCCGGGTCGCTGCCAGTACTGCAACGGCACCGGTTTCGAAACGGTGTCCACCGGACCCTTTGTAATGCGCTCCACATGCCGCTACTGCCAGGGCACGCGGCAGCACATCAAGTATCCGTGCAGCGAGTGCGAGGGCAAGGGACGCACGGTGCAGCGCCGTAAGGTCACCGTTCCGGTGCCGGCCGGCATTGAGAACGGACAAACGGTGCGCATGCAGGTGGGCAGCAAGGAGCTGTTTGTCACGTTCCGCGTGGAGCGGAGCGACTACTTCCGGCGCGAGGGCGCCGATGTGCACACGGACGCAGCCATATCCCTGGCCCAGGCGGTGCTGGGCGGCACGGTTCGCGTCCAGGGCGTCTACGAGGATCAGTGGATCAACGTGGAGCCGGGCACCTCGTCACACCACAAGATTATGCTGCGCGGCAAGGGACTCAAGCGCGTGAATGCCCACGGACACGGAGATCACTACGTGCACGTCAAGATCACGGTGCCATCCGGCAAGAAGCTGGACAAGAAGCGACTTGCTTTAATCGAGGCGTACGCCGAGCTGGAGGAGGACACCCCTGGCCAGATCCACGGAATCGCGAATCGCAAAGACGGCA GAGCGAGTGAGGAGCCAggtgcaggagcaggagcagctgctggagccagtgcagcagcagcaggatcaggatccTCCAAGTCAGGACAAGGAGCAGCCGAAAGCGAAGGCAAAGACCAGCGGACGAACGACAAGGAAAGCAAAGCTAAAGAAGGCGGCGGATCCGAATCCGGACAAGGCGACAGCGGAGGCGGAGGCTTCATAAACAAGATCAAGTCCATGTTTAACTGA
- the LOC120445429 gene encoding protein tumorous imaginal discs, mitochondrial isoform X1, producing MMISCKKLFVFRQLPAVRRCLAAAACSTPRSSSYRILSSAWSGSNRADAPQVRRLHTTRNLLAKDYYTTLGVAKNANGKDIKKAYYQLAKKYHPDTNKEDPDAGRKFQEVSEAYEVLSDEQKRREYDTYGQTAENMGRQGGGFPGGGAGGFGPDGFSQSWQFRSSIDPEELFRKIFGEGNFRTNSFDDFADSKFGFGQAQEMVMDLTFAQAARGVNKDVNVNVVDQCPKCAGSKCEPGTKPGRCQYCNGTGFETVSTGPFVMRSTCRYCQGTRQHIKYPCSECEGKGRTVQRRKVTVPVPAGIENGQTVRMQVGSKELFVTFRVERSDYFRREGADVHTDAAISLAQAVLGGTVRVQGVYEDQWINVEPGTSSHHKIMLRGKGLKRVNAHGHGDHYVHVKITVPSGKKLDKKRLALIEAYAELEEDTPGQIHGIANRKDGSKKATAGASEEPGAGAGAAAGASAAAAGSGSSKSGQGAAESEGKDQRTNDKESKAKEGGGSESGQGDSGGGGFINKIKSMFN from the exons ATGATGATTTCGTGTAAAAAATTATTCGTGTTCCGGCAGCTGCCAGCGGTGCGCCGTTGCCTGGCGGCAGCCGCGTGCTCCACGCCCCGCTCCAGCTCCTACCGAATCCTCTCCAGCGCTTGGAGCGGAAGTAACCGTGCAGACGCACCCCAAGTGCGCCGCCTGCACACCACGCGCAACCTCCTGGCCAAGGACTACTACACAACGCTGGGCGTAGCCAAGAACGCCAACGGCAAGGACATCAAGAAGGCCTACTAccagctggccaagaagtACCATCCGGATACGAACAAGGAGGATCCGGATGCGGGCCGCAAGTTCCAGGAGGTCTCCGAGGCCTACGAAGTGCTCAGCGACGAGCAGAAGCGCCGTGAGTACGACACCTATGGCCAGACGGCGGAGAACATGGGTCGCCAGGGTGGCGGATTCCCCGGCGGAGGAGCCGGTGGCTTTGGCCCCGATGGTTTCTCGCAGAGCTGGCAGTTCCGCTCGAGCATCGACCCGGAGGAGCTCTTCCGCAAGATCTTCGGCGAGGGCAACTTCCGAACGAACTCGTTCGACGACTTCGCCGACTCCAAGTTCGGTTTCGGTCAGGCCCAAGAGATGGTCATGGACCTGACCTTTGCGCAGGCGGCGCGTGGCGTCAACAAAGATGTGAACGTCAACGTGGTGGACCAGTGCCCCAAGTGCGCCGGCTCCAAGTGCGAGCCGGGCACTAAGCCGGGTCGCTGCCAGTACTGCAACGGCACCGGTTTCGAAACGGTGTCCACCGGACCCTTTGTAATGCGCTCCACATGCCGCTACTGCCAGGGCACGCGGCAGCACATCAAGTATCCGTGCAGCGAGTGCGAGGGCAAGGGACGCACGGTGCAGCGCCGTAAGGTCACCGTTCCGGTGCCGGCCGGCATTGAGAACGGACAAACGGTGCGCATGCAGGTGGGCAGCAAGGAGCTGTTTGTCACGTTCCGCGTGGAGCGGAGCGACTACTTCCGGCGCGAGGGCGCCGATGTGCACACGGACGCAGCCATATCCCTGGCCCAGGCGGTGCTGGGCGGCACGGTTCGCGTCCAGGGCGTCTACGAGGATCAGTGGATCAACGTGGAGCCGGGCACCTCGTCACACCACAAGATTATGCTGCGCGGCAAGGGACTCAAGCGCGTGAATGCCCACGGACACGGAGATCACTACGTGCACGTCAAGATCACGGTGCCATCCGGCAAGAAGCTGGACAAGAAGCGACTTGCTTTAATCGAGGCGTACGCCGAGCTGGAGGAGGACACCCCTGGCCAGATCCACGGAATCGCGAATCGCAAAGACGGCAGTAAGAAAGCAAC CGCAGGAGCGAGTGAGGAGCCAggtgcaggagcaggagcagctgctggagccagtgcagcagcagcaggatcaggatccTCCAAGTCAGGACAAGGAGCAGCCGAAAGCGAAGGCAAAGACCAGCGGACGAACGACAAGGAAAGCAAAGCTAAAGAAGGCGGCGGATCCGAATCCGGACAAGGCGACAGCGGAGGCGGAGGCTTCATAAACAAGATCAAGTCCATGTTTAACTGA
- the LOC120445429 gene encoding protein tumorous imaginal discs, mitochondrial isoform X3 has translation MMISCKKLFVFRQLPAVRRCLAAAACSTPRSSSYRILSSAWSGSNRADAPQVRRLHTTRNLLAKDYYTTLGVAKNANGKDIKKAYYQLAKKYHPDTNKEDPDAGRKFQEVSEAYEVLSDEQKRREYDTYGQTAENMGRQGGGFPGGGAGGFGPDGFSQSWQFRSSIDPEELFRKIFGEGNFRTNSFDDFADSKFGFGQAQEMVMDLTFAQAARGVNKDVNVNVVDQCPKCAGSKCEPGTKPGRCQYCNGTGFETVSTGPFVMRSTCRYCQGTRQHIKYPCSECEGKGRTVQRRKVTVPVPAGIENGQTVRMQVGSKELFVTFRVERSDYFRREGADVHTDAAISLAQAVLGGTVRVQGVYEDQWINVEPGTSSHHKIMLRGKGLKRVNAHGHGDHYVHVKITVPSGKKLDKKRLALIEAYAELEEDTPGQIHGIANRKDGTQERVRSQVQEQEQLLEPVQQQQDQDPPSQDKEQPKAKAKTSGRTTRKAKLKKAADPNPDKATAEAEAS, from the exons ATGATGATTTCGTGTAAAAAATTATTCGTGTTCCGGCAGCTGCCAGCGGTGCGCCGTTGCCTGGCGGCAGCCGCGTGCTCCACGCCCCGCTCCAGCTCCTACCGAATCCTCTCCAGCGCTTGGAGCGGAAGTAACCGTGCAGACGCACCCCAAGTGCGCCGCCTGCACACCACGCGCAACCTCCTGGCCAAGGACTACTACACAACGCTGGGCGTAGCCAAGAACGCCAACGGCAAGGACATCAAGAAGGCCTACTAccagctggccaagaagtACCATCCGGATACGAACAAGGAGGATCCGGATGCGGGCCGCAAGTTCCAGGAGGTCTCCGAGGCCTACGAAGTGCTCAGCGACGAGCAGAAGCGCCGTGAGTACGACACCTATGGCCAGACGGCGGAGAACATGGGTCGCCAGGGTGGCGGATTCCCCGGCGGAGGAGCCGGTGGCTTTGGCCCCGATGGTTTCTCGCAGAGCTGGCAGTTCCGCTCGAGCATCGACCCGGAGGAGCTCTTCCGCAAGATCTTCGGCGAGGGCAACTTCCGAACGAACTCGTTCGACGACTTCGCCGACTCCAAGTTCGGTTTCGGTCAGGCCCAAGAGATGGTCATGGACCTGACCTTTGCGCAGGCGGCGCGTGGCGTCAACAAAGATGTGAACGTCAACGTGGTGGACCAGTGCCCCAAGTGCGCCGGCTCCAAGTGCGAGCCGGGCACTAAGCCGGGTCGCTGCCAGTACTGCAACGGCACCGGTTTCGAAACGGTGTCCACCGGACCCTTTGTAATGCGCTCCACATGCCGCTACTGCCAGGGCACGCGGCAGCACATCAAGTATCCGTGCAGCGAGTGCGAGGGCAAGGGACGCACGGTGCAGCGCCGTAAGGTCACCGTTCCGGTGCCGGCCGGCATTGAGAACGGACAAACGGTGCGCATGCAGGTGGGCAGCAAGGAGCTGTTTGTCACGTTCCGCGTGGAGCGGAGCGACTACTTCCGGCGCGAGGGCGCCGATGTGCACACGGACGCAGCCATATCCCTGGCCCAGGCGGTGCTGGGCGGCACGGTTCGCGTCCAGGGCGTCTACGAGGATCAGTGGATCAACGTGGAGCCGGGCACCTCGTCACACCACAAGATTATGCTGCGCGGCAAGGGACTCAAGCGCGTGAATGCCCACGGACACGGAGATCACTACGTGCACGTCAAGATCACGGTGCCATCCGGCAAGAAGCTGGACAAGAAGCGACTTGCTTTAATCGAGGCGTACGCCGAGCTGGAGGAGGACACCCCTGGCCAGATCCACGGAATCGCGAATCGCAAAGACGGCA CGCAGGAGCGAGTGAGGAGCCAggtgcaggagcaggagcagctgctggagccagtgcagcagcagcaggatcaggatccTCCAAGTCAGGACAAGGAGCAGCCGAAAGCGAAGGCAAAGACCAGCGGACGAACGACAAGGAAAGCAAAGCTAAAGAAGGCGGCGGATCCGAATCCGGACAAGGCGACAGCGGAGGCGGAGGCTTCATAA
- the LOC120445081 gene encoding purine nucleoside phosphorylase, which translates to MCNWECCKNRSPIAKRMAARKLLQLEEEERRKPKLVIPTPQSLFYPFDEVEAMAKYIVDVSHIKPKYGLICGSLLSNMASLVEEPVVIPYEDIPNFPDGIERDCSFLVGRVMGAPIIALVNRFHSCDGYNLATCALPVRVMQLCGVRTIMLTAEAAGVSPGYDMGDIMLVQDHINVVGMMHQTSLEGPSDPRFGSRFFSMVNAYDNDLLTKALEIGKRMGIQKFLHSGVFACVGGPILGTLAEERLLRTMEVGAVGMSLVPEVIAAHHGGLKVLAFVIISKAASDKGNEEKDKENTDTDVDSKHERESQEGVPPQKLQACSDLIGRLLYSMHLEL; encoded by the coding sequence ATGTGCAACTGGGAGTGCTGCAAAAACAGGTCGCCGATTGCCAAGCGAATGGCGGCCAGGAAGCTCCTGCagttggaggaggaggagcgccGGAAGCCCAAGCTGGTGATCCCCACGCCCCAGAGCCTCTTCTACCCCTTCGACGAGGTGGAGGCCATGGCCAAGTACATTGTGGACGTCAGTCACATCAAGCCAAAGTACGGCCTAATCTGCGGCAGCCTCCTGAGCAACATGGCTTCCTTGGTGGAGGAGCCGGTGGTCATTCCCTACGAGGACATACCCAACTTTCCCGACGGCATTGAACGGGACTGCAGCTTCCTCGTGGGCCGGGTCATGGGAGCGCCCATTATCGCGCTGGTCAACCGATTCCACTCCTGCGACGGCTACAACCTGGCCACCTGTGCGTTGCCCGTCCGCGTGATGCAGCTGTGCGGGGTCAGGACCATCATGCTGACCGCCGAGGCAGCGGGCGTGAGTCCGGGCTACGACATGGGCGACATAATGCTGGTGCAGGACCACATCAATGTGGTGGGCATGATGCACCAGACGTCGCTGGAGGGTCCGAGTGATCCACGCTTTGGCAGCCGCTTCTTCTCGATGGTGAATGCATATGACAACGACCTTTTGACGAAGGCACTCGAGATTGGCAAGCGGATGGGCATTCAGAAGTTCCTGCACAGCGGCGTCTTCGCCTGCGTGGGTGGTCCCATTCTCGGTACGCTGGCCGAAGAGCGACTGCTGCGGACGATGGAGGTGGGTGCAGTGGGCATGTCCCTGGTGCCGGAGGTTATAGCCGCCCATCATGGAGGTCTGAAGGTGCTCGCCTTTGTGATAATCAGCAAAGCGGCCAGCGACAAGGGGAACGAGGAGAAGGACAAGGAGAACACCGACACGGACGTGGACTCCAAGCACGAGCGGGAATCCCAGGAGGGAGTGCCCCCGCAGAAGCTGCAGGCCTGCTCGGATCTGATCGGCCGACTTCTGTACAGCATGCACCTCGAGCTCTGA
- the LOC120445082 gene encoding uncharacterized protein LOC120445082 — MKTKNQINIICSNCQCFSHSSQGIAITDEKNVLRIQSYTYKCLNHNPRPRILR; from the coding sequence atgaaaaccaaaaaccagatCAACATCATCTGCTCCAACTGCCAATGCTTTAGCCACTCGAGTCAAGGAATCGCCATCACCGACGAGAAGAACGTCCTGAGGATCCAGAGCTACACCTACAAGTGCTTGAACCACAATCCGCGACCTCGGATACTCCGCTGA